A genomic segment from Necator americanus strain Aroian chromosome III, whole genome shotgun sequence encodes:
- a CDS encoding hypothetical protein (NECATOR_CHRIII.G10491.T3): MITSPSRAPKLNTSCRLFVMDVSAPVRPPSHSRPTQAYYVPRRLLEGGRGPHPTTDGKPSETFVAATDAPPNSTKPRSNTEVRTPSSKTVVKTYIEPRPLMADLLPKPDSLKEKRRPPRLPQQPAVISQPFIRQPPPPPQPFAPRIVNGPRGPLSRPNAFCPLPPPQKDMCICDRPNTHVICKREYTKQVEYSAIDEETYQKCRSATALLQSSIRQIKEARENLQELYNEVRDEYKNCKNKSERKDLMIEIEQIEDESQLQSAIAEANDLTFMLTARLDETKNMRENMEIKLGYMSLKPQRDNNVNNEENEEGDGEIDNTNENCVRDTTMPSCSQDTSNSASTCNSGTAKRTLRSIKPPQATLPKFYGNSDDFPEYWAIFEALVHNSEELDIMEKILLLKESLKGRAQTAIKGIKLIPENYNWLIKTLQENYSNHQCNRSQIVKKLVSMSVANNSADICSATFDQIRMLTNQMISAGYHVGKTCDPMWCETILSKFPEDIIKSVLVASQSQDRQTVDDLMNLLKTEITAKAYVESRLGHKHINKAIPSKTNHDNLRTNRNCLFCHKDNHVSMQCRTVTDQSIRRKMLKEQNRCWKCCSPNHSSFDCQRSDCLKCGQKHHMSLCFKTEQLSQNNSSKPKFVRVGQNQQRQHSWQNREENNRNIPQRFKPINTQVSVEPPQIKENSIQHSQTSKQLILMTAEGNIWNARKQTYEKVLFFFDSGAQKTVIEENLAQQLGLPKNTTEICTMSGIGGHIECFESHKVPVKLGTAFGEEICMTIQTKPVITNGFPSVKLNTEDIEFLKTNTICLANSKLRGEHQNPHILVGLDYYHDLVTDPANGIRTPSGFHIAKTVFGPTIYGRGISKVSETANTVCHSLTGISENTEQELLQKMFELDGLGIMPEETQGDEKVQRYFEEYSKLISFENNIITAPFPLKENVIQLENNYSVAIRRLESLQNILLCNPEQKQWYCDLVNKYVSEGIVETFDTADRYAAGIYYMPHTGVWKPQKKVPLRIVFDASSKRRGHLSLNDVIRKGESFVNRIHDILTSSRFTKIVLMCDIESAFTQIRLVDAHKDLCRFLWLRNVNHPPTKDNVVEYRFRRLPFGVTACPSILNMAILSYLESQNSELSTEIAENLYVDNILLQAESVPEAVRKYKESKYLFSKIGMNLREYISNSEEVNSRIPYSDKLQSGSMKILGVDYNTITDNFTVRTKFVHNKKLTKRDVVSQINSIYDPIGLTGPLMVKLKSMMREIFDSKVDWKTPLDQKICDEWYKLCKEVDLATLSIPRCKQDCNRSLFILTMCPLWHNFRPDLWKDAIDPKKLHQTIPKLELLGILIAARLGCSILSAVQAKIEEVNIVSDSEIALYWIKSSKKVPVFVANQRAKILSIKQQLDNRGATVKFFHVSTENNPADAGTRGLTAQEIIENDWIKGPRWLENHCSEWPIKSINTLSDVHENDEIETMVTTTLKVTTSENKQQEQLIDLKRFSKIDNVLRVLAKTAKTMKKLGCKNQSKSLVTDKSIRSRQI, encoded by the exons CCACTCGCGCCCTACGCAAGCCTATTACGTGCCGCGTCGTCTTCTGGAGGGCGGTCGCGGTCCGCATCCGACAACTGACGGAAAACCTTCGGAGACCTTCGTCGCGGCAACGGATGCACCGCCGAACAGCACAAAACCACGATCCAACACTGAG GTGCGCACACCGTCAAGTAAAACCGTAGTGAAGACATATATTGAACCACGTCCCCTGATGGCCGACCTCCTTCCGAAACCCGATTCTCTCAAG GAGAAACGTCGGCCACCACGACTCCCACAGCAGCCTGCTGTCATATCACAGCCATTCATCCGGCAACCACCTCCACCGCCACAGCCGTTTGCGCCAAGGATCGTTAACGGACCTCGAGGACCACTTTCCAGACCAAACGCATTCTGTCCATTGCCGCCTCCGCAAAAAGATATGTGCATCTGTGATCGTCCAAATACGCATGTGATTTGTAAGCG GGAATACACTAAACAGGTTGAGTACTCAGCAATAGATGAGGAAACTTATCAGAAATGCAGATCAGCCACAGCACTTTTACAAAGTAGCATAAGGCAAATaaaagaagcaagagaaaaccTCCAAGAATTATATAACGAGGTTAGAGATGAGtataaaaactgcaaaaacaagTCCGAAAGGAAGGATTTGAtgattgaaattgaacaaatagaGGATGAATCGCAGCTACAATCTGCGATAGCTGAAGCAAACGACCTAACATTCATGCTAACAGCGCGCcttgatgaaacaaaaaatatgcgcgaaaatatggaaatcaaACTGGGATACATGTCCCTAAAGCCCCAAAGAGACAATAATGtcaacaatgaagaaaacgaagaagggGATGGTGAAATTGATAATACAAACGAAAATTGCGTGAGAGACACCACAATGCCATCTTGCTCGCAAGACACATCAAATTCAGCATCCACATGCAATAGTGGCACAGCCAAAAGGACGCTGAGGTCAATAAAACCTCCACAAGCCACACTACCAAAATTTTACGGGAATTCTGACGACTTCCCAGAATACTGGGCCATTTTTGAAGCCCTTGTCCATAACAGTGAAGAACTGGACATTATGGAAAAGATACTCCTACTCAAAGAAAGTTTAAAGGGTCGAGCGCAAACAGCCATCAAAGGGATAAAACTCATTCCTGAAAATTACAATTGGTTGATCAAAACTTTACAGGAGAATTACTCCAATCACCAGTGTAATAGATCACAAATAGTCAAAAAATTGGTCAGTATGAGTGTGGCAAACAATTCCGCAGACATCTGCTCTGCAACATTTGATCAAATAAGAATGCTGACCAACCAAATGATTTCTGCAGGATATCATGTAGGGAAAACCTGCGACCCAATGTGGTGTGAAACAATCTTATCTAAATTCCCTGAAGACATCATAAAATCTGTATTAGTGGCCAGTCAATCACAAGACCGGCAAACAGTTGATGACCTCATGAATCTCTTAAAAACAGAGATCACTGCAAAAGCCTACGTCGAAAGCAGACTTGGCCATAAACATATCAACAAGGCCATCCCATCAAAGACCAATCATGACAACTTAAGGACTAATCGTAACTGCTTGTTCTGTCATAAGGACAATCATGTATCAATGCAGTGCCGAACGGTCACGGATCAAAGCATTCGCCGCAAGATGCTTAAGGAGCAGAATCGCTGTTGGAAATGTTGCTCCCCTAATCATAGCAGCTTTGATTGTCAAAGATCAGACTGTCTAAAGTGCGGACAAAAACACCATATGAGCCTCTGCTTTAAGACAGAGCAACTCAGCCAAAACAACAGCTCGAAACCCAAATTTGTTCGTGTTGGCCAAAACCAGCAAAGGCAACACAGCTGgcaaaatagagaagaaaacaatcgaAATATTCCACAAAGGTTCAAACCAATAAACACTCAGGTGTCTGTGGAACCCCCACAGATCAAGGAAAACTCCATTCAGCACAGTCAAACTAGCAAACAACTAATATTAATGACTGCTGAAGGCAATATTTGGAATGCCAGAAAACAGACATATGAAAAAgtgctatttttcttcgattctggggcacaaaaaacagtaatcGAAGAAAATCTTGCACAACAGCTCGGTCTACCCAAGAACACgaccgaaatctgcaccatgtCCGGAATTGGTGGCCATATCGAGTGCTTCGAAAGTCATAAGGTTCCGGTAAAACTAGGAACTGCTTTCGGAGAAGAAATTTGCATGACCATACAGACCAAACCAGTCATAACAAACGGATTCCCTTCAGTGAAATTGAACACAGAAGATATTGAgttcttgaaaacaaacactATCTGTCTAGCAAATTCAAAGCTTCGTGGTGAACATCAAAATCCACACATTCTCGTTGGACTGGACTACTACCACGATTTAGTTACGGATCCAGCAAACGGAATCCGAACACCATCTGGCTTTCATATAGCAAAAACGGTTTTTGGACCCACAATTTATGGTCGAGGAATCAGCAAAGTAAGTGAAACCGCTAACACAGTATGTCACAGCCTGACAGGAATTTCCGAAAACACGGAACAAGAACTCttacaaaaaatgtttgaGTTGGACGGCCTCGGTATCATGCCGGAAGAAACCCAGGGAGacgaaaaagttcaaagatATTTCGAGGAATACTCGAAATTGAtctcatttgaaaacaacatCATCACAGCTCCCTTTCCgctgaaagaaaatgtaatCCAGTTGGAAAATAACTACTCAGTAGCTATAAGAAGGCTAGAATCCTTACAAAACATCCTCTTATGTAATCCTGAACAAAAGCAATGGTACTGCGATCTCGTGAACAAATATGTCAGTGAAGGGATCGTAGAGACCTTCGACACAGCAGACCGTTATGCGGCTGGAATATATTATATGCCACATACAGGGGTATGGAAACCACAGAAAAAGGTCCCTTTAAGGATAGTCTTTGATGCTTCGTCTAAACGAAGAGGCCACCTCAGCCTGAACGACGTCATTCGAAAAGGGGAATCCTTCGTTAACAGAATACACGACATTCTTACCTCCTCAAGGTTCACGAAGATCGTCTTAATGTGTGACATTGAATCCGCCTTCACACAAATTCGACTGGTAGACGCACACAAGGATCTATGCAGATTCTTGTGGCTTCGGAATGTCAATCACCCACCAACAAAAGACAACGTCGTCGAATATAGATTTAGAAGGTTGCCTTTTGGCGTTACAGCTTGTCCGAGTATACTAAACATGGCGATTCTGTCCTACTTGGAATCCCAAAACTCGGAACTATCCACAGAAATTGCCGAAAATTTGTATGTGGATAATATACTTTTGCAAGCAGAATCGGTTCCTGAAGCTGTAAGAAAGTACAAGGAATCAAAGTATCTCTTCAGCAAGATAGGGATGAATCTACGCGAGTATATctcaaattctgaagaagTAAATTCAAGAATTCCATATTCCGACAAACTCCAATCtggatcaatgaaaatactaGGAGTTGATTACAATACTATAACAGACAACTTTACTGTGAGAACAAAGTTTgttcacaataaaaaattaactaagAGAGATGTCGTGAGCCAAATTAATTCCATTTACGACCCAATAGGTCTCACAGGACCGCTCATGGTTAAACTGAAGTCCATGATGCGAGAAATCTTCGATTCAAAAGTGGACTGGAAAACTCCGCTCGATCAAAAGATATGCGACGAATGGTACAAATTGTGTAAAGAAGTAGATCTAGCAACATTATCAATTCCTAG ATGCAAGCAGGATTGCAATCGCAGCTTGTTCATACTTACAATGTGTCCCCTCTGGCACAATTTCCGGCCTGATCTGTGGAAGGACGCGATTGACCCCAAAAAGTTACATCAGACTATCCCAAAATTAGAGTTGCTCGGAATCCTTATAGCAGCCAGATTAGGATGCAGCATATTATCAGCTGTCCAagcaaaaatcgaagaagtgAACATAGTTTCGGACAGTGAAATTGCCTTGTACTGGatcaaatcttcaaaaaaagttcctgTTTTCGTGGCAAATCAGCGAGCAAAAATACTTAGTATTAAACAGCAGCTCGATAATCGTGGTGCTACGGtcaaatttttccatgttAGCACCGAAAACAATCCAGCTGATGCTGGAACGAGAGGTCTGACAGCACAAGAAATTATCGAGAACGACTGGATCAAAGGACCACGCTGGCTAGAAAATCACTGCAGCGAGTGGCCTATCAAGTCGATAAACACACTATCTGACGTCCATGAGAATGACGAAATAGAAACAATGGTTACTACTACATTGAAAGTAACCACgtcagaaaacaaacaacaagaacaGCTTATTGATCTCAAGCGTTTTTCGAAAATCGACAACGTGCTACGTGTGCTAGCAAAGActgcaaaaacaatgaaaaaattggGTTGCAAAAACCAATCAAAATCGCTCGTCACCGATAAAAGTATCAGAAGTCGACAAATTTGA
- a CDS encoding hypothetical protein (NECATOR_CHRIII.G10492.T1), with protein MGGAWERLVGLTKKAFNKSIGRKRLSFADMCTVITRIEAILNTRPLTKLNSSDIAEIPLRPIDFLKGNFNYSLPNDKVANVSGDPDYDPNLIQTEKQALEAFQTSEMIANKFWEKWNVEYLTSLRETQKINLKQPRHLPRSLPEIGEIVLIEEELIPRGCWSYGRITEIIYSADGSVRSAKVLLPNRKIIHRPLNKIFPLEIRSAPEDTTINTQKDQHQPNQERRKLPARASKTEAYEIIRDYELGLEGAQYTIPRTPLALTIIAMLSMISPTLAECVPKIACVKGKINISPPKGSFQLCFDEHCRTFNEVTKNLTYTVPISPHNDQVKVALIMIGNHSMETLETTCNRPDFCDHHYFLSKALLGNPHCWPAGAIATLAVVIYIFAVILAILVWSMYKLRHANKAVPMEQLPMITTRHNRSNSPNAFVPAPLPCLTAICLILTTVLTSANACQRGYMRHSANLICNEQSKCFYQYNEELLFNRLTSKICIQINHSNKTLGFIRVTKKPIKLTCSKVLEFFTRETEVRVYHVERCAQAGSCVDNKCHTMPSNETVHELRKYKRYPGYSGCISICGGIPCGCLLPLPACQFYRVVNRPTSRSIYEVIRCADWTASIELEIEVILMGKNTKKSLSMRPYVTEIVERVDITVISLQKPTITAINQRYAISENAAFILPDRFVVPVECSDEVQAQTQFSTCTNRIRCHCENAHRCQCPEESLSHLRNSSALPIETPSYNLTKEDDSVMTITEEGEFVLTLDSKILVNASEIVTKKKCEIQTIDLTGCYNCEHGARLVTRCRSQLDIRVTVVCKTFEFVIHCGPMNVNKTTLLAFDHAIVRETCTTDCSENVDIKGVLSYHIGLNTAVFEASDHYVLIRSQWFSDWSIPDVTPMITALAKHWKITVAALASTVILTALTYVAGPVVLLYLAKCAVYPFKMLLAAGRFLCCAAKEPINRQPIPRSATINQNWIELAYRSNSCHYSQSSGPLESPACGLPAEEITRADLDRAEIDQKDQKCRK; from the coding sequence ATGGGTGGTGCATGGGAACGACTAGTCGGTTTAACCAAGAAAGCGTTTAATAAATCAATAGGGCGCAAACGCTTGAGTTTTGCAGACATGTGCACCGTGATCACTCGAATTGAGGCGATTCTAAACACAAGACCTCTCACGAAACTGAACTCCAGTGATATTGCAGAGATACCATTGAGGcccattgattttttgaagggaaatttcAACTACTCGCTTCCGAACGACAAAGTTGCAAACGTATCGGGCGATCCTGACTACGATCCTAATCTCatccaaacagaaaaacaggCACTTGAAGCATTTCAAACATCAGAAATGATAGCCAATAAATTCTGGGAGAAATGGAATGTTGAATATCTGACCTCATTaagagaaacacaaaaaatcaacCTCAAACAACCCAGACACCTACCAAGATCACTCCCAGAAATAGGTGAAATTGTTTTGATTGAAGAAGAACTAATACCGAGAGGGTGCTGGTCATATGGTAGAATCACGGAAATTATATATAGCGCCGATGGTTCGGTTAGATCCGCCAAAGTACTTTTACCGAACCGAAAAATAATTCACCGTCctctgaacaaaattttccccCTGGAAATCCGAAGTGCCCCAGAGGACACAACAATAAACACCCAAAAAGATCAACATCAACCTAAccaagaaaggagaaaacttCCAGCTCGTGCCTCAAAAACAGAAGCGTATGAAATAATCAGAGACTACGAACTAGGACTGGAAGGTGCTCAGTACACTATCCCGCGAACACCTCTTGCACTAACTATTATTGCAATGTTGTCAATGATATCTCCAACATTAGCTGAATGTGTCCCCAAGATAGCCTGCGTGAAAGGAAAGATCAATATCTCACCTCCGAAAGGTTCCTTCCAGCTATGTTTTGATGAACATTGCCGAACGTTCAATGAGGTCACGAAAAACCTCACTTACACAGTACCAATATCCCCTCACAACGATCAGGTAAAGGTTGCACTAATAATGATAGGCAACCACAGCATGGAGACACTTGAGACAACATGCAACCgaccagacttctgcgatcaTCATTactttctctcaaaagctctTCTAGGCAACCCTCACTGTTGGCCTGCAGGAGCAATCGCTACCCTAGCAGTAGTGATTTACATTTTTGCCGTAATTCTGGCTATATTAGTCTGGTCAATGTACAAACTCAGACACGCTAACAAAGCTGTACCAATGGAACAACTACCTATGATTACTACACGACACAATCGTAGTAATAGCCCTAACGCGTTCGTTCCCGCACCACTTCCATGTCTAACTGCAATATGTCTAATTTTAACCACCGTTCTAACAAGTGCGAATGCATGTCAACGCGGATACATGCGGCACTCAGCGAACCTCATTTGCAATGAACAAAGCAAGTGCTTCTATCAGTACAATGAGGAACTCTTATTTAATCGCCTTACCTCCAAAATTTGCATACAAATCAACCACTCGAACAAAACGCTTGGGTTCATTAGGGTCACCAAAAAACCAATAAAGTTGACCTGCTCCAAGGTTCTGGAATTCTTCACAAGAGAGACTGAAGTACGTGTATACCACGTTGAAAGATGTGCACAAGCAGGGTCATGCGTTGACAATAAATGTCACACAATGCCATCTAACGAAACTGTCCACGAACTGAGAAAGTACAAGAGGTACCCAGGTTATTCTGGTTGTATATCGATTTGTGGCGGCATACCATGTGGTTGCTTATTGCCACTCCCCGCATGTCAGTTCTACAGAGTCGTAAATCGACCCACATCTCGATCAATCTATGAGGTGATTAGGTGTGCAGATTGGACCGCATCGATCGAACTCGAGATCGAGGTAATCCTAATGGGGAAGAATACGAAGAAGTCTTTGTCGATGAGACCATATGTGACAGAAATCGTCGAAAGAGTCGACATCACTGTGATATCCCTACAAAAACCAACGATCACAGCAATCAATCAGCGGTATGCTATCTCCGAAAATGCAGCCTTCATATTACCGGACAGATTCGTCGTGCCAGTAGAATGCAGCGATGAAGTCCAAGCACAAACCCAGTTCTCTACTTGCACGAATCGTATAAGGTGTCACTGTGAAAACGCCCACAGATGTCAATGTCCAGAAGAGTCCTTGAGTCACCTAAGAAACTCCTCAGCATTACCAATAGAAACACCCTCCTACAACCTCACAAAGGAAGACGATAGTGTGATGACTATAACTGAGGAAGGAGAATTCGTGCTCACACTAGACTCCAAAATACTGGTGAATGCGTCAGAAATCgtgacaaagaaaaagtgcgaaatccAGACAATTGATCTCACAGGTTGCTACAACTGTGAACATGGAGCTAGACTAGTTACTAGGTGCCGTTCACAACTGGACATCAGAGTTACAGTTGTTTGCAAAACATTCGAGTTCGTCATTCATTGTGGGCCAATGAATGTCAACAAGACCACTTTGTTAGCCTTTGATCATGCCATTGTCCGAGAAACATGCACAACCGACTGTTCAGAGAATGTCGATATCAAAGGCGTGCTAAGCTATCACATTGGGCTCAACACGGCTGTCTTTGAAGCATCTGATCACTACGTTCTGATCAGATCCCAATGGTTTTCGGACTGGAGCATACCTGATGTAACTCCTATGATCACCGCCTTAGCCAAACATTGGAAAATAACGGTTGCAGCATTAGCATCAACCGTGATTCTCACAGCCCTAACCTACGTGGCGGGTCCAGTGGTACTACTATACCTAGCAAAATGTGCAGTTTACCCCTTCAAAATGTTGCTCGCAGCTGGCCGATTCCTTTGCTGCGCGGCAAAGGAGCCGATCAATCGTCAACCGATCCCTCGATCAGCCACGATCAACCAAAATTGGATTGAGTTGGCTTACCGATCAAACAGCTGCCACTATAGCCAATCCTCTGGTCCTCTCGAGTCGCCCGCTTGTGGGCTACCAGCCGAAGAAATAACCAGAGCGGATTTAGACCGCGCAGAAATAGATCAGAAAGATCAAAAGTGCCGCAAATAA
- a CDS encoding hypothetical protein (NECATOR_CHRIII.G10492.T2) — translation MCTVITRIEAILNTRPLTKLNSSDIAEIPLRPIDFLKGNFNYSLPNDKVANVSGDPDYDPNLIQTEKQALEAFQTSEMIANKFWEKWNVEYLTSLRETQKINLKQPRHLPRSLPEIGEIVLIEEELIPRGCWSYGRITEIIYSADGSVRSAKVLLPNRKIIHRPLNKIFPLEIRSAPEDTTINTQKDQHQPNQERRKLPARASKTEAYEIIRDYELGLEGAQYTIPRTPLALTIIAMLSMISPTLAECVPKIACVKGKINISPPKGSFQLCFDEHCRTFNEVTKNLTYTVPISPHNDQVKVALIMIGNHSMETLETTCNRPDFCDHHYFLSKALLGNPHCWPAGAIATLAVVIYIFAVILAILVWSMYKLRHANKAVPMEQLPMITTRHNRSNSPNAFVPAPLPCLTAICLILTTVLTSANACQRGYMRHSANLICNEQSKCFYQYNEELLFNRLTSKICIQINHSNKTLGFIRVTKKPIKLTCSKVLEFFTRETEVRVYHVERCAQAGSCVDNKCHTMPSNETVHELRKYKRYPGYSGCISICGGIPCGCLLPLPACQFYRVVNRPTSRSIYEVIRCADWTASIELEIEVILMGKNTKKSLSMRPYVTEIVERVDITVISLQKPTITAINQRYAISENAAFILPDRFVVPVECSDEVQAQTQFSTCTNRIRCHCENAHRCQCPEESLSHLRNSSALPIETPSYNLTKEDDSVMTITEEGEFVLTLDSKILVNASEIVTKKKCEIQTIDLTGCYNCEHGARLVTRCRSQLDIRVTVVCKTFEFVIHCGPMNVNKTTLLAFDHAIVRETCTTDCSENVDIKGVLSYHIGLNTAVFEASDHYVLIRSQWFSDWSIPDVTPMITALAKHWKITVAALASTVILTALTYVAGPVVLLYLAKCAVYPFKMLLAAGRFLCCAAKEPINRQPIPRSATINQNWIELAYRSNSCHYSQSSGPLESPACGLPAEEITRADLDRAEIDQKDQKCRK, via the coding sequence ATGTGCACCGTGATCACTCGAATTGAGGCGATTCTAAACACAAGACCTCTCACGAAACTGAACTCCAGTGATATTGCAGAGATACCATTGAGGcccattgattttttgaagggaaatttcAACTACTCGCTTCCGAACGACAAAGTTGCAAACGTATCGGGCGATCCTGACTACGATCCTAATCTCatccaaacagaaaaacaggCACTTGAAGCATTTCAAACATCAGAAATGATAGCCAATAAATTCTGGGAGAAATGGAATGTTGAATATCTGACCTCATTaagagaaacacaaaaaatcaacCTCAAACAACCCAGACACCTACCAAGATCACTCCCAGAAATAGGTGAAATTGTTTTGATTGAAGAAGAACTAATACCGAGAGGGTGCTGGTCATATGGTAGAATCACGGAAATTATATATAGCGCCGATGGTTCGGTTAGATCCGCCAAAGTACTTTTACCGAACCGAAAAATAATTCACCGTCctctgaacaaaattttccccCTGGAAATCCGAAGTGCCCCAGAGGACACAACAATAAACACCCAAAAAGATCAACATCAACCTAAccaagaaaggagaaaacttCCAGCTCGTGCCTCAAAAACAGAAGCGTATGAAATAATCAGAGACTACGAACTAGGACTGGAAGGTGCTCAGTACACTATCCCGCGAACACCTCTTGCACTAACTATTATTGCAATGTTGTCAATGATATCTCCAACATTAGCTGAATGTGTCCCCAAGATAGCCTGCGTGAAAGGAAAGATCAATATCTCACCTCCGAAAGGTTCCTTCCAGCTATGTTTTGATGAACATTGCCGAACGTTCAATGAGGTCACGAAAAACCTCACTTACACAGTACCAATATCCCCTCACAACGATCAGGTAAAGGTTGCACTAATAATGATAGGCAACCACAGCATGGAGACACTTGAGACAACATGCAACCgaccagacttctgcgatcaTCATTactttctctcaaaagctctTCTAGGCAACCCTCACTGTTGGCCTGCAGGAGCAATCGCTACCCTAGCAGTAGTGATTTACATTTTTGCCGTAATTCTGGCTATATTAGTCTGGTCAATGTACAAACTCAGACACGCTAACAAAGCTGTACCAATGGAACAACTACCTATGATTACTACACGACACAATCGTAGTAATAGCCCTAACGCGTTCGTTCCCGCACCACTTCCATGTCTAACTGCAATATGTCTAATTTTAACCACCGTTCTAACAAGTGCGAATGCATGTCAACGCGGATACATGCGGCACTCAGCGAACCTCATTTGCAATGAACAAAGCAAGTGCTTCTATCAGTACAATGAGGAACTCTTATTTAATCGCCTTACCTCCAAAATTTGCATACAAATCAACCACTCGAACAAAACGCTTGGGTTCATTAGGGTCACCAAAAAACCAATAAAGTTGACCTGCTCCAAGGTTCTGGAATTCTTCACAAGAGAGACTGAAGTACGTGTATACCACGTTGAAAGATGTGCACAAGCAGGGTCATGCGTTGACAATAAATGTCACACAATGCCATCTAACGAAACTGTCCACGAACTGAGAAAGTACAAGAGGTACCCAGGTTATTCTGGTTGTATATCGATTTGTGGCGGCATACCATGTGGTTGCTTATTGCCACTCCCCGCATGTCAGTTCTACAGAGTCGTAAATCGACCCACATCTCGATCAATCTATGAGGTGATTAGGTGTGCAGATTGGACCGCATCGATCGAACTCGAGATCGAGGTAATCCTAATGGGGAAGAATACGAAGAAGTCTTTGTCGATGAGACCATATGTGACAGAAATCGTCGAAAGAGTCGACATCACTGTGATATCCCTACAAAAACCAACGATCACAGCAATCAATCAGCGGTATGCTATCTCCGAAAATGCAGCCTTCATATTACCGGACAGATTCGTCGTGCCAGTAGAATGCAGCGATGAAGTCCAAGCACAAACCCAGTTCTCTACTTGCACGAATCGTATAAGGTGTCACTGTGAAAACGCCCACAGATGTCAATGTCCAGAAGAGTCCTTGAGTCACCTAAGAAACTCCTCAGCATTACCAATAGAAACACCCTCCTACAACCTCACAAAGGAAGACGATAGTGTGATGACTATAACTGAGGAAGGAGAATTCGTGCTCACACTAGACTCCAAAATACTGGTGAATGCGTCAGAAATCgtgacaaagaaaaagtgcgaaatccAGACAATTGATCTCACAGGTTGCTACAACTGTGAACATGGAGCTAGACTAGTTACTAGGTGCCGTTCACAACTGGACATCAGAGTTACAGTTGTTTGCAAAACATTCGAGTTCGTCATTCATTGTGGGCCAATGAATGTCAACAAGACCACTTTGTTAGCCTTTGATCATGCCATTGTCCGAGAAACATGCACAACCGACTGTTCAGAGAATGTCGATATCAAAGGCGTGCTAAGCTATCACATTGGGCTCAACACGGCTGTCTTTGAAGCATCTGATCACTACGTTCTGATCAGATCCCAATGGTTTTCGGACTGGAGCATACCTGATGTAACTCCTATGATCACCGCCTTAGCCAAACATTGGAAAATAACGGTTGCAGCATTAGCATCAACCGTGATTCTCACAGCCCTAACCTACGTGGCGGGTCCAGTGGTACTACTATACCTAGCAAAATGTGCAGTTTACCCCTTCAAAATGTTGCTCGCAGCTGGCCGATTCCTTTGCTGCGCGGCAAAGGAGCCGATCAATCGTCAACCGATCCCTCGATCAGCCACGATCAACCAAAATTGGATTGAGTTGGCTTACCGATCAAACAGCTGCCACTATAGCCAATCCTCTGGTCCTCTCGAGTCGCCCGCTTGTGGGCTACCAGCCGAAGAAATAACCAGAGCGGATTTAGACCGCGCAGAAATAGATCAGAAAGATCAAAAGTGCCGCAAATAA
- a CDS encoding hypothetical protein (NECATOR_CHRIII.G10493.T1) has protein sequence MSSSADAMLSALDDLDRCDIATLLHHLLPRLDSLEKACQTLLERTAPKSSCLFCTVDENRDNHHSGRCPRFPDPISKTAQATKLNLCLLCLKAAHEDTCGVKCGSCGLGHNFLLCSSKRPQPPTKRPYKKCGYECIGRVQLVCDLHPTSLSLMDMRECGNPICRSIQIFEAVSFNEGEILP, from the exons aTGTCTTCTTCCGCTGATGCTATGCTCTCTGCCCTGGACGATCTGGACAGATGCGACATCGCTACACTATTGCATCATCTGCTCCCCCGCCTCGACAGTCTTGAAAAGGCCTGCCAAACGCTTCTGGAAAGGACTGCTCCGAAGTCCAGCTGCCTATTTTGCACTGTGGACGAGAATCGTGACAATCACCATTCCGGGAGATGTCCACGGTTCCCGGATCCAATCTCCAAAACAGCACAGGCGACAAAGCTGAACCTGTGCCTCCTCTGCCTAAAAGCGGCACACGAGGACACATGTGGAGTGAAGTGTGGAAGTTGTGGCCTTGGCCACAATTTTCTGCTTTGCTCCTCCAAAAGACCGCAGCCACCCACGAAGCGGCCATACAAGAA ATGTGGTTATGAATGCATTGGACGAGTTCAGCTGGTGTGCGACTTACATCCAACATCGCTCTCGTTGATGGATATGCGAGAGTGCGGCAATCCCATCTGTAGGAGTATACAGATCTTCGAAGCTGTCTCGTTCAACGAGGGCGAGATTCTACCATAG